The Nicotiana tabacum cultivar K326 chromosome 14, ASM71507v2, whole genome shotgun sequence genome contains a region encoding:
- the LOC142168903 gene encoding uncharacterized protein LOC142168903: MEETPFSFVYDSKALIPVEVGEATLRFSRANKEANNEALLLKLDFLEEHRDLAYVTMVAQKQRMERYYNRRANLRYYKVGDLVLRNVTQSTREVSAGKLGPTWEGLYRVSAITSKGSYELENQDGVKLPSNWNVAHLKMYY, translated from the coding sequence ATGGAAGAAACTCCATTTTCTTTTGTATACGACTCAAAGGCTCTAATACCGGTGGAAGTGGGGGAAGCAACTTTAAGGTTTTCCCGAGCAAACAAAGAGGCAAACAATGAAGCATTGCTCTTGAAGCTGGACTTCCTTGAAGAACACCGAGACCTAGCATACGTGACGATGGTGGCTCAAAAGCAAAGGAtggaaaggtattataatcgcaGGGCGAATCTCCGTTATTACAAAGTGGGAGATTTGGTTTTGAGAAATGTTACTCAGAGCACTCGGGAAGTCAGCGCCGGGAAGCTGGGACCAACATGGGAAGGTCTTTATCGAGTTTCAGCTATCACCAGTAAAGGATCATATGAATtagaaaatcaagatggagtcaaGCTACCCAGCAATTGGAATGTGGCTCACCTCAAAATGTATTATTAA